The Synchiropus splendidus isolate RoL2022-P1 chromosome 1, RoL_Sspl_1.0, whole genome shotgun sequence genome includes a window with the following:
- the esm1 gene encoding endothelial cell-specific molecule 1, which produces MSLLLVTVLSSLIVRDSEAWGANVKYAVNCPDKCNMELCGGTQRCSRTVVDDCGCCQVCAAGRGEHCYRTVSGMHGVKCGPGLFCQFKDEDDYGDEYGICKECLYGSWGVECRKTCNCKGGICDRETGACLTLKFFAKIAGKLKTEPQAGADGGSGEVQETDPRPDRSTAPKWNPR; this is translated from the exons ATGTCTCTCCTCCTGGTCACCGTCTTGTCCTCCCTGATCGTGCGGGACTCGGAAGCGTGGGGCGCCAACGTCAAGTATGCGGTCAACTGTCCGGACAAGTGCAACATGGAACTGTGCGGCGGAACGCAGCGCTGCTCGCGGACGGTGGTGGACGACTGCGGCTGCTGTCAGGTGTGCGCAGCCGGCAGAGGCGAGCACTGCTACCGCACGGTGTCGGGGATGCACGGGGTGAAGTGCGGACCTGGATTGTTCTGCCAGTTCAAGGATGAGGACGATTATGGCGATGAATATGGCATTTGCAAAG AGTGCTTGTACGGATCTTGGGGGGTCGAGTGTCGCAAGACCTGCAACTGCAAAGGTGGCATCTGTGACAGGGAGACAGGTGCCTGTCTTACCCTGAAATTCTTTGCCAAAATTGCTGGCAAGCTGAAGACTGAGCCACAAGCAG GTGCGGATGGAGGATCAGGAGAAGTCCAAGAAACGGACCCTCGCCCGGACAGATCCACCGCACCCAAGTGGAACCCTCGCTGA